A region from the Paludisphaera rhizosphaerae genome encodes:
- a CDS encoding sensor histidine kinase encodes MSRMTRSKPQVEPEAIDAETAIQQIEALRRQVTALQRISSLGLLAGGVFHELNNALTPIVSYAKLGLRNPDSAYRERALKKIQEAADRATTITGSMLGLSRPGRDPNHREPVDLGRLVDDVVMLTCKDLNKHNVRLDVLTPSRPFARVNAIQIQQVLINLLINARQSMPEGGLVTLRLATDTTGRMAEVSVVDQGVGIAPENLRRIFEPFFSTKNGPDDVGQGGTGLGLAVCRDIIEAHHGRIRAESRRGKGSTFTLLLPSCPPPAAAEPRVGAA; translated from the coding sequence ATGTCGCGCATGACCAGAAGCAAGCCGCAAGTCGAGCCCGAAGCGATCGACGCCGAGACCGCGATCCAGCAGATCGAGGCCCTCCGACGCCAGGTCACGGCCCTCCAGCGGATCAGCAGCCTGGGCCTTCTGGCCGGCGGCGTGTTCCACGAGCTGAACAACGCCCTGACGCCGATCGTCAGCTACGCCAAGCTCGGCCTTCGCAACCCCGATTCCGCGTATCGCGAACGGGCGCTGAAGAAGATTCAGGAAGCCGCCGACCGGGCCACCACCATCACCGGCTCGATGCTCGGCCTCTCCCGCCCCGGCCGCGACCCGAACCACCGCGAGCCCGTCGACCTGGGCCGGCTGGTTGACGACGTCGTCATGCTGACCTGCAAGGACCTGAATAAACACAACGTGCGGCTCGACGTCCTGACCCCGAGTCGCCCCTTCGCGCGGGTCAACGCGATCCAGATCCAGCAGGTGCTCATCAACCTGCTCATCAACGCACGTCAGTCGATGCCCGAAGGCGGCCTGGTGACGCTCCGACTGGCGACCGATACCACCGGACGGATGGCCGAGGTGAGCGTCGTCGACCAGGGCGTGGGCATCGCGCCCGAAAACCTCCGACGCATCTTCGAGCCCTTCTTCTCGACCAAGAACGGCCCCGACGACGTCGGCCAGGGGGGGACCGGCCTGGGCCTCGCCGTCTGCCGCGATATCATCGAGGCTCACCACGGCCGCATCCGCGCCGAGAGCCGCCGAGGCAAGGGCTCCACGTTCACCCTTCTCCTCCCCTCCTGCCCTCCTCCCGCCGCCGCCGA